Proteins encoded by one window of Cryptosporangium minutisporangium:
- a CDS encoding PrsW family intramembrane metalloprotease, with translation MVHPPAAPGLPGQPGVPHPSEGMAKAAPMVPWHKRRWVGIAIAVLAVGIIGLAGLGIYGILGYSLGPVALILALGTAVLPVPILLAFFWWLDRYEPEPRRYLAFAFGWGACVATFAALIINSFGGRVITGAGGSESTTAVLVAPPTEEFFKAVPLFVLLGLALTGRRQINGVVDGIVYAGMSAVGFAFTENVLYFGSAYLGDEEKDMPGGITALIVTFVLRGIFSPFAHPLFTAMTGVGIGLAVRSRQTWVRIVAPIGGLVLAILLHGTWNLLASSQDFGIILTGYVVIMLPILAVMVTVAIVLRGREAKVVGRVLPVYAEAGWFTPQEIAALATMQTRRAGRQWARQIAGGIGAKAMSDYQFAATKLAIARDSLARGMSNEEFADEERQLLATVDARRQYILQHARPGSSMPWATAPVSLYPGGHNPNYVSGSYPGPGPGPSQNGGGVPNHTYGPTYYGGGHHTGYQPQHAPGSEPHR, from the coding sequence ATGGTTCACCCTCCCGCGGCACCGGGTCTGCCCGGGCAGCCGGGCGTTCCCCACCCGTCGGAGGGGATGGCCAAGGCAGCTCCGATGGTGCCCTGGCACAAACGTCGCTGGGTCGGCATCGCGATCGCCGTCCTGGCGGTCGGCATCATCGGTCTGGCCGGTCTCGGGATCTACGGCATCCTCGGCTACAGCCTCGGGCCGGTTGCGCTGATCCTGGCGCTCGGCACCGCGGTGCTGCCGGTCCCGATCCTGCTGGCGTTCTTCTGGTGGCTCGACCGGTACGAACCGGAGCCACGCCGCTACCTGGCGTTCGCGTTCGGCTGGGGCGCGTGCGTCGCGACGTTCGCCGCGCTGATCATCAACTCGTTCGGTGGTCGGGTGATCACCGGCGCGGGCGGGTCGGAGTCGACGACGGCCGTGCTGGTGGCGCCGCCCACCGAAGAGTTCTTCAAGGCCGTTCCGCTGTTCGTCCTGCTCGGCCTCGCGCTGACCGGGCGGCGGCAGATCAACGGCGTGGTCGACGGCATCGTCTACGCCGGGATGTCAGCGGTCGGCTTCGCGTTCACCGAGAACGTTCTCTACTTCGGCTCGGCCTACCTCGGCGACGAGGAGAAGGACATGCCGGGCGGCATCACCGCCCTCATCGTCACGTTCGTTCTCCGAGGCATCTTCTCCCCGTTCGCGCACCCGCTCTTCACTGCGATGACCGGGGTGGGGATCGGGCTCGCGGTCCGCAGCAGGCAGACCTGGGTCCGGATCGTCGCGCCGATCGGCGGCCTGGTGCTGGCGATCCTGCTGCACGGCACCTGGAACCTGCTCGCCTCCAGCCAGGACTTCGGCATCATCCTGACCGGCTACGTGGTGATCATGCTGCCGATCCTGGCGGTGATGGTCACGGTGGCGATCGTGCTGCGTGGCCGGGAGGCGAAGGTCGTCGGCCGGGTCTTGCCGGTCTACGCCGAGGCCGGCTGGTTCACGCCGCAGGAGATCGCCGCGCTCGCCACCATGCAGACGCGCCGGGCCGGGCGGCAGTGGGCACGGCAGATCGCCGGCGGTATCGGCGCGAAGGCGATGTCCGACTACCAGTTCGCCGCGACCAAACTGGCGATCGCACGCGACTCGCTGGCTCGGGGCATGAGCAACGAGGAGTTCGCCGACGAAGAGCGGCAGCTGCTCGCGACGGTGGATGCCCGCAGGCAGTACATCCTGCAGCACGCCCGCCCCGGCTCCTCCATGCCGTGGGCCACCGCGCCGGTGTCCCTGTACCCCGGCGGGCACAACCCGAACTACGTCAGCGGCAGCTACCCGGGCCCGGGCCCGGGCCCGAGCCAGAACGGCGGCGGCGTGCCGAATCACACGTACGGCCCGACCTACTACGGCGGCGGTCACCACACCGGTTACCAGCCGCAGCACGCGCCGGGCTCAGAACCTCACAGGTAG
- a CDS encoding FUSC family protein — translation MGRTLRAALSGLVTVPRAKLSPRVAARGTLAVALPLLIGGLAGAVLPAVAATLGAYFTGFADLSGPYRRRLRLGFALAVCGALSVLLGALAQPHTVLAVLLVALWGFLAGLLTALGPAGTRVGITGLIVLIVLGEQPQELSQALLAAVAVFVGAGLQTLLAIAPWPVRGYAPERAAIAAAYRQLTEVDPSGDGPAYPVVLEAHAALQGLDPQRNRTVAGLRILLDEVERARGEVVALAGLRARLEDMGQDDAAAEVGAVLDAAAAVGAAIAERLGDEPDALHPDVPPALDDALKRAVAAVRARADGQGRAPLTRRGAATRSAALAGQLRAARRIVESTAPEVPTEVHGGGPIFVMPADEPLTVLRANLRPSSAAFRHALRLAFTLAAVAAALAVLGLPRGYWLLLTVAVAIRPDFSATVKQVVDRVAGTLLGMLVVSALLEWVVSETWQKMALVPVFYFLLRTVLTANFALGAAAMAGNAVLIADLLGASAGSLIPERLTYTVAAGAIALAAYLAWPTWERATARETLAESIERARGYLRTAADPDASDTDVDAARTVARVALSNARDSAKRLADEPGTPPGLVDLAHGVTVHASRLVQGGMALEAARDAHADGLTRPEARAFASHVDAALAIVATALRTGERPRSLPSLRADVDQLIAVAPNARLATFATAADRLTDGIGTLNHLLRQDAKATDAHPG, via the coding sequence ATGGGGCGAACGTTGCGCGCCGCCCTCAGCGGCCTGGTGACAGTCCCCCGGGCGAAGCTCAGTCCCCGGGTCGCCGCCCGCGGGACGCTCGCGGTCGCGTTGCCCCTGCTGATCGGGGGCCTCGCCGGCGCCGTCCTGCCGGCGGTCGCGGCCACGCTCGGGGCGTACTTCACCGGCTTCGCGGACCTGTCGGGTCCCTACCGCCGTCGGTTGCGGCTCGGCTTCGCGCTCGCCGTCTGTGGCGCGCTGTCGGTGCTGCTCGGAGCGCTAGCCCAGCCGCACACGGTGCTCGCGGTCCTACTGGTGGCGCTCTGGGGTTTCCTCGCCGGTCTGCTCACCGCATTGGGTCCGGCCGGCACCCGCGTGGGCATCACCGGCTTGATCGTCCTGATCGTGCTCGGCGAGCAGCCACAGGAACTCAGCCAAGCCCTGCTCGCCGCAGTCGCGGTGTTCGTCGGCGCGGGCCTCCAGACGCTGCTGGCGATCGCGCCCTGGCCGGTCCGCGGCTACGCGCCCGAGCGGGCCGCGATCGCCGCCGCGTACCGCCAGCTGACCGAGGTCGACCCCAGCGGAGACGGCCCGGCCTACCCGGTGGTGCTGGAGGCGCACGCCGCGCTACAAGGCCTCGATCCCCAGCGCAACCGGACCGTCGCCGGTCTGCGCATCCTGCTCGACGAGGTGGAGCGCGCGCGGGGCGAGGTGGTCGCGCTGGCCGGGCTCCGCGCCCGGCTCGAGGACATGGGCCAGGACGACGCGGCCGCCGAGGTGGGCGCGGTGCTGGACGCTGCGGCCGCGGTGGGCGCCGCGATCGCGGAGCGGCTCGGCGACGAGCCCGACGCGCTGCACCCCGACGTCCCACCGGCGCTCGACGACGCGCTGAAGCGAGCCGTCGCCGCGGTCCGGGCGCGCGCCGACGGGCAAGGCCGGGCGCCACTCACCCGACGCGGTGCCGCGACCCGCTCGGCGGCGCTGGCCGGGCAGCTCCGGGCCGCGCGGCGGATCGTCGAGTCGACCGCCCCCGAAGTGCCCACGGAGGTCCACGGCGGCGGTCCGATCTTCGTCATGCCGGCCGACGAGCCGCTGACCGTACTGCGGGCCAACCTGCGACCCTCGTCAGCCGCGTTCCGGCACGCGCTGCGGCTGGCTTTCACGCTCGCCGCGGTGGCCGCGGCGCTGGCGGTGCTCGGACTGCCGCGCGGCTACTGGCTGCTGCTCACGGTCGCGGTGGCGATCCGGCCGGACTTCTCCGCGACCGTCAAGCAGGTCGTCGACCGGGTGGCCGGGACCCTGCTCGGCATGCTGGTGGTCTCCGCGCTGCTGGAGTGGGTGGTCTCGGAGACCTGGCAGAAGATGGCGCTGGTCCCGGTCTTCTACTTCCTCCTGCGGACCGTGCTGACCGCGAACTTCGCCCTCGGCGCCGCGGCGATGGCCGGTAACGCGGTGCTGATCGCCGACCTGCTCGGCGCCTCCGCCGGGTCGCTCATCCCGGAGCGGCTCACCTACACCGTCGCAGCGGGAGCCATCGCGCTCGCCGCCTACCTGGCCTGGCCCACTTGGGAGCGGGCGACGGCGCGGGAGACGCTCGCGGAGAGTATCGAGCGGGCACGCGGCTACCTGCGAACGGCCGCCGACCCGGACGCGTCCGACACCGACGTGGACGCCGCCCGCACGGTGGCCAGGGTCGCGCTGAGCAACGCCCGGGACTCGGCCAAGCGGCTCGCCGACGAGCCGGGGACGCCGCCAGGGCTGGTCGACCTCGCCCACGGCGTCACCGTGCACGCGAGTCGGCTGGTCCAGGGCGGGATGGCGCTGGAGGCCGCTCGGGACGCGCACGCCGACGGCCTCACTCGTCCCGAGGCCCGCGCGTTCGCCTCCCACGTCGATGCCGCACTCGCGATCGTGGCCACCGCACTCCGCACGGGAGAACGTCCCCGGTCGCTGCCGTCGCTCCGGGCGGATGTCGACCAACTCATCGCAGTGGCCCCGAATGCCCGACTAGCCACTTTCGCCACCGCCGCCGACCGGCTGACCGACGGAATTGGAACGTTGAACCACCTGCTCCGGCAGGACGCTAAGGCAACTGACGCGCACCCCGGATAA
- a CDS encoding co-chaperone GroES: MVNSASGGLPIHLLHDRVLVKLEGALGERKSSAGIVIPATAVMGRRLAWATAVAVGPHVRSVEVGDRVLFDPDEKSEVELQGTDYVLMRERDVHAVAASRVDSEGTGLYL, translated from the coding sequence CTGGTCAACTCCGCGAGCGGCGGACTGCCGATCCATCTCCTCCACGACCGGGTTCTGGTGAAACTGGAGGGCGCGCTCGGCGAACGGAAGTCGAGCGCGGGCATCGTCATCCCGGCGACCGCGGTGATGGGCCGTCGGCTGGCGTGGGCGACGGCGGTGGCCGTCGGACCGCACGTCCGCTCGGTGGAGGTCGGTGACCGGGTGCTGTTCGATCCCGACGAGAAGTCGGAGGTCGAGCTGCAGGGCACCGACTACGTGCTGATGCGCGAGCGCGACGTGCACGCGGTGGCCGCCTCCCGCGTCGATTCGGAAGGCACCGGCCTCTACCTGTGA